In Bordetella holmesii ATCC 51541, the following proteins share a genomic window:
- the rpoZ gene encoding DNA-directed RNA polymerase, omega subunit, protein MARITVEDCLNQIPNRFKLTLAATYRARELAQGHAPRLDSKDKPTVTALREIASGLTGLEMLRKVPT, encoded by the coding sequence ATGGCCCGCATCACTGTCGAAGATTGTCTGAACCAAATCCCTAACCGATTCAAGCTCACGCTGGCTGCGACCTACCGCGCCCGCGAGCTGGCGCAAGGCCATGCCCCGCGCCTGGACAGCAAAGACAAGCCGACCGTGACTGCCCTGCGTGAAATCGCCTCCGGCCTCACCGGCCTGGAAATGCTGCGTAAAGTCCCGACCTGA
- a CDS encoding relA/SpoT family protein, whose amino-acid sequence MAFPGLKYASSGLLAALRAGSRLGRRGGKKARNRAGSSSAPQIDDTSEISPPPIASLAPLTEIINTYLEPKDVERVREAYRFADQAHLGQFRASGSAYISHPIAVTEICAGWKLDANALSAALLHDVIEDQGVAKQELAERFGPEVAELVDGLSKLQRLDFATKAEQQAESFRKMLLAMARDVRVILIKLADRLHNMRTLDAVNPEKRRRIARETLDIYAPIAHRLGLNLLFRELQDLCFAAMYPNRYQVLYKAVLAARGNRREVISKIEDSVRAALPAAGIEAEVTGREKTLFGIYRKMADQKKTFSEVLDIYGFRVIVHTLPECYLALGTLHQLYRPVPGKFKDYIAIPKVNGYQSLHTTLVGPYGTPVEFQFRTRDMHHIAEEGVASHWLYKDADLTLNELQKRTHQWLQSLLDIQSQTGDSGEFLEHVKVDLFPDAVYVFTPRGKIIALPRGATPVDFAYAIHTDIGNQAVAAKINSEFVPLRTELASGDTVEIITSPASRPNAQWLNYVRTGRARSEIRHFLRTVRYEESVAFGERLLVQTMQELHLPMPPADDPVWDKLARSTGATSRDEILADIGLGKRLAAVVARRFAPEHDLVATTAAAVDEIISARAAPILIQGNEGQAVQLAPCCGPLPGDPIIAGMRLGHGLVVHTADCPVAARQRLREPERWVTVAWDKQTAKHLATRLDIITRNERGVLGRIAAEVTAADANIVQVTMHDDAVSTVSLHLTVQVDSRKHLAQVIRAIRHVPQVQKIVRVKG is encoded by the coding sequence ATGGCTTTTCCCGGACTGAAGTATGCCTCTTCAGGTCTACTCGCAGCGCTTCGCGCAGGCTCGCGCCTGGGCCGGCGCGGCGGCAAAAAGGCGCGCAATCGTGCCGGGTCATCCTCTGCGCCGCAGATCGATGACACATCCGAAATTAGCCCTCCCCCCATCGCCTCGCTGGCGCCCCTGACCGAGATCATCAATACCTATCTCGAGCCCAAGGACGTCGAGCGGGTGCGCGAAGCCTATCGCTTCGCCGACCAGGCCCATCTGGGGCAGTTTCGCGCCTCAGGCTCAGCATACATTTCGCACCCCATCGCGGTCACGGAGATCTGCGCCGGCTGGAAGCTGGATGCCAATGCGCTGTCGGCTGCCTTGCTGCACGATGTGATCGAGGACCAAGGCGTCGCCAAGCAGGAACTGGCCGAACGCTTCGGCCCCGAGGTGGCCGAACTGGTCGATGGGCTGTCCAAGCTGCAACGCCTGGACTTCGCTACCAAGGCAGAGCAACAGGCCGAGAGCTTTCGCAAGATGCTGCTGGCCATGGCGCGCGACGTGCGCGTCATTCTCATCAAGTTGGCCGACCGTCTGCACAACATGCGCACGTTGGACGCGGTCAACCCTGAGAAGCGCCGCCGCATCGCACGCGAAACCCTCGACATCTACGCACCCATCGCCCACCGCCTGGGCCTGAACCTGCTTTTCCGTGAGCTGCAAGACCTCTGTTTCGCAGCCATGTACCCCAATCGCTATCAGGTGCTGTACAAGGCCGTGCTTGCCGCACGCGGCAACCGGCGTGAGGTCATCAGCAAAATCGAGGACTCGGTGCGCGCCGCATTGCCGGCTGCCGGCATCGAGGCCGAGGTCACCGGCCGCGAGAAAACCCTGTTCGGCATCTATCGCAAGATGGCCGACCAGAAGAAAACCTTCTCCGAGGTTTTAGATATCTACGGCTTCCGGGTCATCGTGCATACCCTGCCCGAGTGTTATCTGGCGCTTGGCACCTTGCATCAGCTCTACCGTCCGGTACCGGGCAAGTTCAAGGATTACATCGCCATCCCGAAGGTCAATGGCTATCAATCCTTGCACACGACGCTGGTCGGACCTTACGGCACGCCCGTGGAGTTTCAGTTCCGCACGCGCGACATGCATCACATCGCCGAAGAAGGCGTCGCGTCGCACTGGCTCTACAAGGACGCCGACCTCACGCTCAACGAACTGCAGAAACGCACGCACCAATGGCTGCAGTCCCTGCTGGACATTCAGAGCCAGACCGGGGATTCGGGCGAGTTCCTCGAGCACGTGAAGGTCGATCTCTTCCCTGATGCGGTGTATGTCTTTACGCCTCGTGGCAAGATCATTGCGCTGCCGCGCGGTGCCACGCCGGTGGATTTTGCCTACGCCATTCATACGGACATCGGCAACCAGGCGGTCGCAGCCAAGATCAATAGCGAGTTCGTTCCCCTGCGCACCGAACTGGCCAGCGGCGACACCGTCGAGATCATCACCTCACCCGCCTCGCGCCCGAATGCCCAATGGCTCAATTACGTGCGCACCGGGCGTGCGCGCTCCGAGATCCGGCATTTCTTGCGCACGGTGCGCTATGAAGAGTCCGTCGCCTTTGGCGAGCGGTTGCTGGTGCAGACCATGCAAGAGCTGCATCTGCCCATGCCGCCGGCCGACGACCCGGTTTGGGACAAGCTGGCGCGCAGCACCGGCGCCACATCACGCGACGAAATCCTGGCCGACATCGGCCTGGGCAAGCGCCTGGCCGCCGTCGTGGCACGCCGCTTCGCCCCGGAGCATGATCTGGTGGCCACCACCGCCGCGGCCGTCGACGAAATCATCTCCGCGCGCGCGGCCCCTATCTTGATCCAGGGCAATGAAGGTCAGGCCGTTCAGCTTGCACCGTGCTGCGGCCCGCTGCCTGGCGACCCCATCATCGCGGGCATGCGCCTGGGCCACGGCCTGGTCGTGCATACCGCCGACTGCCCGGTGGCGGCGCGCCAGCGCCTGCGCGAGCCCGAACGCTGGGTCACGGTCGCCTGGGACAAGCAAACGGCCAAGCACCTGGCCACACGGCTGGACATCATCACGCGCAACGAACGCGGCGTGCTGGGGCGCATCGCCGCCGAAGTCACGGCGGCCGATGCCAACATCGTCCAGGTGACGATGCATGACGATGCGGTCTCGACGGTATCACTGCACCTGACGGTGCAGGTTGATAGCCGCAAACATCTGGCCCAAGTCATTCGCGCCATCCGGCATGTGCCGCAGGTGCAGAAGATTGTCCGCGTCAAGGGATAA
- a CDS encoding ABC transporter family protein, with amino-acid sequence MVEFKNVTKRFGDSVVLNGITVNVDAGEVVVVVGPSGSGKSTFLRCINVLETIDGGDLHVDGISVLGSSEDVRTIRREAGMVFQQFNLFPQMTALENVMFGPLHTRGTSRDEARQVARELLGKVGLSERMDHYPAELSGGQQQRVAIARALAIKPKLMLFDEPTSALDPELRHEVLKVMRDLAVEGMTMVVVTHEMEFARKVGSRLLFIDGGKIAHDGKPQALLSDPPSQRLRDFLQHVA; translated from the coding sequence ATGGTCGAATTCAAGAACGTCACCAAACGCTTTGGCGATTCGGTCGTCCTCAATGGGATTACAGTTAACGTCGATGCCGGTGAGGTCGTGGTGGTGGTCGGGCCGTCCGGCTCGGGGAAATCTACGTTCTTGCGCTGTATCAACGTGCTGGAAACCATCGACGGTGGCGATCTGCACGTCGACGGCATCAGTGTGCTTGGATCGTCCGAGGACGTGCGCACCATCCGGCGCGAGGCCGGAATGGTATTCCAGCAGTTCAATCTGTTTCCGCAGATGACAGCGCTGGAGAACGTCATGTTCGGGCCGCTGCACACGCGAGGGACCAGCCGCGACGAGGCCCGCCAGGTGGCCCGCGAACTGCTCGGCAAGGTGGGCCTGTCCGAGCGTATGGACCACTACCCCGCCGAGTTGTCGGGCGGTCAGCAACAGCGCGTGGCGATCGCCCGGGCCCTGGCCATCAAACCCAAGCTCATGCTCTTTGACGAACCCACCTCAGCGCTGGATCCCGAGTTGCGCCACGAAGTATTGAAGGTCATGCGCGATCTCGCGGTCGAGGGTATGACCATGGTCGTCGTCACCCACGAGATGGAGTTCGCCCGCAAGGTGGGTAGTCGGCTTCTGTTTATTGATGGCGGCAAAATTGCTCATGATGGCAAGCCGCAGGCCCTGTTGAGCGACCCGCCGAGTCAGCGGTTGCGGGACTTCCTGCAGCACGTGGCCTAA
- a CDS encoding amino ABC transporter, permease, 3-TM region, His/Glu/Gln/Arg/opine family domain protein produces the protein MNFDVSVIWDALPNLLDGTLMTVKITLCGLVGGFILGALAGVARAYGPRPLAILAQVYVAVIRGTPIVVQVMFIYFALPLLLPGMRVEAETAAIATLIINSGAYIAEIVRGSLLSVARGLKEAGQAMGLPFSKILFHIIGPVAFRRMIPSLGNQCIISLKDSSLFIVIGVAELTRQGQEIMASNFRAVEIWSAVAVVYLILTGLMALGLRLLEKRMRIL, from the coding sequence GTGAATTTTGACGTATCAGTAATCTGGGACGCCTTGCCCAATTTGCTTGACGGCACATTGATGACCGTCAAGATCACCTTGTGCGGCCTGGTCGGCGGTTTCATTCTTGGGGCATTGGCCGGCGTTGCCCGTGCCTACGGGCCGCGTCCGTTGGCGATTCTGGCGCAGGTGTATGTCGCCGTGATCCGTGGTACGCCCATCGTGGTGCAGGTGATGTTCATTTACTTCGCGTTGCCGTTATTGCTGCCGGGTATGCGGGTCGAGGCCGAGACGGCCGCGATCGCAACCCTGATCATCAACTCGGGCGCATACATTGCCGAAATCGTGCGCGGCTCCTTGCTCTCGGTGGCGCGCGGCCTCAAGGAAGCTGGCCAGGCGATGGGACTGCCGTTTTCCAAGATTCTTTTTCACATTATTGGGCCGGTGGCTTTCCGCCGCATGATTCCCTCGCTGGGCAATCAGTGCATCATCAGCCTGAAGGATTCTTCGCTGTTCATCGTCATCGGTGTGGCCGAATTGACCCGTCAGGGCCAGGAGATCATGGCCAGCAACTTTCGCGCCGTGGAGATCTGGTCAGCGGTGGCGGTGGTTTACCTGATTCTTACCGGCCTGATGGCCCTGGGCTTGCGGCTGCTAGAGAAGAGGATGCGCATACTATGA
- a CDS encoding bacterial extracellular solute-binding s, 3 family protein: MIKSKVAAALVGLSVTMFGSISAAAPQGKELIVATDTAFVPFEFKQGNTYTGFDVDLWAAIAKELNLKYKLQPMDFNGIIPGLQTKNIDAALAGITIRDDRKKVIDFSDPYYESGLAILVPEKTSNIKTAQDLAGKTVAVKTGTATVDFLKAQVPDAKLKLFPNIDNAYLELATGRVDAAVHDTPNVQYYANTAGKGRVKVVGTVKSGDFYGIAFPKDSDLVAQVNKALATLKANGEYDKIYTKWFGKAP; encoded by the coding sequence ATGATCAAAAGTAAAGTCGCGGCTGCCCTCGTTGGGCTGTCCGTCACGATGTTTGGTTCGATATCTGCCGCGGCGCCTCAGGGTAAGGAGTTGATCGTAGCCACCGACACGGCATTTGTGCCGTTCGAGTTCAAGCAGGGCAACACTTACACGGGTTTTGACGTTGATCTCTGGGCGGCGATCGCCAAAGAGCTCAATCTCAAGTACAAACTGCAACCCATGGACTTCAACGGCATCATCCCGGGCCTGCAAACCAAAAACATCGATGCTGCGCTGGCCGGGATCACCATCCGTGACGATCGCAAGAAGGTGATCGACTTCTCGGATCCCTATTATGAAAGCGGCCTGGCTATCCTTGTCCCTGAAAAGACCAGCAATATCAAGACGGCACAGGATCTGGCCGGCAAAACGGTCGCCGTCAAGACGGGCACCGCAACGGTGGACTTCCTCAAGGCGCAGGTGCCAGACGCCAAGCTCAAGCTCTTTCCCAATATCGACAACGCCTACCTTGAGCTGGCCACCGGCCGCGTCGATGCCGCCGTGCATGACACGCCCAATGTTCAGTACTACGCCAATACGGCTGGCAAGGGCCGCGTGAAGGTCGTGGGTACCGTCAAGAGCGGCGATTTTTATGGCATCGCCTTCCCCAAGGACAGCGACCTGGTGGCGCAGGTCAACAAGGCGTTGGCCACCCTCAAGGCTAACGGCGAATACGACAAGATCTATACCAAGTGGTTCGGCAAGGCGCCCTGA
- a CDS encoding 6-aminopenicillanic acid acyl-transferase family protein — translation MRMPLEDVLLWNCRGDLLRKTSDGCTSLAWRDPDGNCWMAHNEDGDPYLRGRCRIVDVHLDDAPGYVSFYYPGSLPGHTFASNRNGLTQTINNVRLRQRQMGVPRMLVARAVLDCTSLQEALDLLQTLPRAGGFHHTLGSAAEGRMFSVEATPAQCAVHEILKGYVHANHLIHPGSPPQVISDSSASRQRQAEYLLDAWRGSASGTDLVAALLDSTGSLPLLRTDPNDPDEENTLATALFALAEGNVTLSLYDRCPTSMLTLTISGTDDSAL, via the coding sequence TTGCGCATGCCGCTCGAAGACGTGCTCCTGTGGAACTGCCGCGGTGATCTACTGCGCAAAACCTCCGATGGCTGCACCTCGCTGGCCTGGCGCGATCCCGATGGCAACTGCTGGATGGCCCATAACGAAGATGGCGACCCCTATCTGCGGGGCCGTTGCCGCATCGTCGACGTCCATCTCGACGATGCGCCAGGGTACGTCAGTTTCTACTATCCCGGCTCATTGCCGGGCCACACCTTCGCCAGCAATCGGAATGGTTTGACGCAGACCATCAACAATGTACGCTTGCGTCAACGGCAGATGGGCGTGCCGCGCATGCTGGTGGCACGCGCCGTACTCGATTGCACCAGCCTGCAGGAGGCCCTGGACCTGCTGCAGACGCTGCCGCGGGCGGGGGGTTTTCATCACACCCTGGGCTCGGCCGCAGAGGGCCGGATGTTCAGCGTCGAGGCCACGCCGGCGCAGTGCGCCGTACACGAAATCCTCAAAGGCTATGTGCATGCCAACCACCTGATCCACCCCGGCAGCCCGCCCCAGGTCATCAGCGACTCATCGGCCAGCCGGCAACGCCAGGCCGAGTACCTGTTGGACGCCTGGCGCGGCAGCGCCAGCGGCACCGACCTCGTCGCCGCCCTGCTCGACAGTACCGGGTCGCTGCCGCTGCTGCGCACCGACCCGAACGATCCTGACGAAGAAAACACCCTGGCCACCGCGCTCTTTGCGTTAGCTGAAGGCAACGTCACGCTCAGCCTGTATGACCGTTGCCCGACGTCGATGCTGACGCTGACAATCAGCGGCACAGACGATTCTGCCCTTTAA
- the fhaC gene encoding filamentous hemagglutinin transporter protein fhaC, with protein MAQSSHPLFAPNGQQPLTPGQRDLDFEHNRLQRAQQQRQIDRALSQPPGSTIEAPETTPAPDLTRPGHTVAVSGVDLDFGTQPVLFDAQTLAREFLHRPLDNQGLFNLVRLLTARLYELGYVTSNIALLEPALKNGRLQLKVNWGRIKGWRINGKPLQTLRDRAMVGWAIPNWWRSPLNIRDLDQAIENMNNGLKQVTVTIAPAEEYGYSYLDLRVERAAWARFSIGADNSGLGTPQQGRDKYSLSVGTGDLLGISDSLNLFASRRYFSDAGSDGEQSYDLSYRIPLGYTRIDLQAGYSSYKNLLRAHRLAYQSAGNSRNVSLRITRTVYRDATSQFSLYGALKSRQNKNYLAQTRLDVSSKHYSDGTLGLQWSVQRGRQAMFADLSWNRGLGLNNGQYSAFDAVNARGYASRVNAIVSWQGSFAPGGQALRVQSQLGFQYSRQILLNSYQLTLGDEYTVHGFSRMTSQSGDKGVYWSNTVSLPVRWPRLAGVSLTPFAGLDVGRLQNNQDTAAVSMAGWALGVRLSSPYWNLSATYARAMWSPLPKKPLWYLSTSFVF; from the coding sequence TTGGCGCAATCGTCGCATCCCCTTTTTGCGCCCAATGGGCAACAGCCGCTCACCCCGGGTCAACGCGACCTCGATTTCGAACACAATCGCCTGCAACGCGCTCAACAGCAGCGGCAGATCGACCGCGCACTCAGCCAGCCGCCCGGCAGCACGATCGAAGCGCCCGAGACCACGCCCGCGCCGGATCTCACCAGGCCTGGTCATACTGTGGCCGTCTCGGGGGTGGATCTGGATTTCGGCACGCAACCGGTCCTGTTTGACGCGCAAACGCTGGCCCGGGAGTTTTTGCATCGTCCCTTGGATAATCAGGGGCTGTTCAACCTTGTGCGTCTGTTGACGGCGAGGCTGTATGAGTTGGGTTATGTCACCTCCAACATTGCGCTGCTGGAGCCGGCCTTGAAAAATGGGCGCCTGCAGTTGAAAGTCAACTGGGGGCGCATCAAGGGATGGCGCATCAATGGCAAGCCGCTTCAGACGCTGCGCGATCGCGCCATGGTGGGTTGGGCCATCCCCAATTGGTGGCGGTCGCCGCTCAACATACGTGACCTGGACCAAGCCATTGAGAACATGAACAATGGCCTCAAACAGGTCACGGTGACGATTGCGCCCGCTGAAGAGTATGGCTACTCCTATCTCGATCTCCGTGTCGAGCGCGCGGCCTGGGCCCGGTTTTCGATAGGGGCAGACAACTCCGGCCTGGGCACGCCGCAACAGGGGCGTGATAAGTACAGCCTATCGGTGGGCACGGGCGATCTGCTGGGGATCAGCGACAGCCTCAACCTGTTTGCCAGCCGGCGTTACTTTTCAGACGCCGGCAGCGATGGCGAACAGTCCTATGATTTGTCGTATCGCATCCCGCTAGGCTATACCCGCATCGACCTTCAGGCCGGCTACAGCAGCTACAAGAACTTGCTGCGTGCGCACCGACTGGCCTACCAGTCCGCAGGCAACTCGCGCAATGTGAGTCTGCGGATCACGCGTACCGTTTATCGCGACGCGACGTCGCAGTTCAGTTTGTACGGCGCACTGAAGTCTCGCCAGAACAAGAACTATCTGGCGCAGACAAGGCTGGATGTCAGTAGCAAGCATTACAGCGATGGCACGCTGGGTCTGCAGTGGAGCGTGCAGCGCGGCCGTCAGGCCATGTTCGCCGACCTGTCCTGGAATCGAGGCTTGGGCCTGAACAACGGCCAGTATTCTGCCTTCGACGCGGTCAATGCCCGCGGCTATGCGTCGCGCGTCAACGCTATCGTGTCCTGGCAGGGTAGCTTTGCGCCTGGCGGGCAGGCGCTGCGCGTTCAGTCTCAGTTGGGTTTTCAGTACTCGCGCCAGATTTTGCTCAACAGCTACCAGCTCACGCTGGGTGACGAGTACACCGTCCACGGCTTCAGCCGCATGACCTCGCAAAGTGGCGACAAAGGTGTTTATTGGTCAAACACCGTATCGCTGCCTGTGCGTTGGCCACGGCTGGCCGGCGTGAGCTTGACGCCCTTTGCGGGCCTGGATGTGGGCAGGCTGCAGAACAACCAGGACACAGCCGCCGTGAGCATGGCCGGTTGGGCACTTGGTGTTCGGCTGAGTTCCCCGTACTGGAACCTATCGGCGACGTATGCACGCGCCATGTGGTCGCCGCTGCCGAAAAAACCTCTTTGGTACCTGAGTACCTCCTTCGTTTTTTAA
- a CDS encoding type VII secretion system (T7SS), usher family protein produces the protein MSPTLLSAGLLALFSSAAPAAQQQAELQFDPRMLWGSASHADLRRFARRNVLPPGLHQVEVVINGERGVPMRVRFKAAASASLHDSDALACLDHDQLYRLGVNLDALDPALRAQLAAGACVGVRDIYPDSVESFDYATAQLSFSVPQAYVRNRYQRDIPPERWQEGITAFRSNYSYSYSRYDSRGASFQSFSGLFDSGLNVGGWYFRNSAFFSLAGGRRELRSQRSTLQTDIPSWRARLVLGDIYAGSEYFSPYQVRGFTLASDPAMLPYSERLYRPTVRGVAATQASIKILQGGNVIYQASLAPGPFAIDDYSPIGYGGDLTVIVTEANGAVQRFVVPFGNAVRLIRKGQLQYALTAGRYARGLQAAAAPWVAQASGRWGLQDGVNLYGGLLGAHKTYAAMTLGAAFNTPVGALSLDTTWAYARPVRQNSFYGTSYRLSYSKTLESSRTVVRLATLRYSSEGFWTLSDSLARQFTPLRPGRPRGEFSLAVSQPLGAYGSLYMSGALRNYWRSTARQTQWELGYGTRVKGVGVYLSASFSNGSFGPDRQVMLNFSIPLSSDASSGSLRTSVLRTRNRGSNERVSYEGTVGQSRALSYGLDVTRNADRSTTYGLSANYLGRYGQIAGAFTQQPSGSQVFVNGSGGLVAHRGGVTLGQTLSDSVGLIDARDAGGAAIANTRNATVDARGYGLVGLSPYSLNEVQLSPENLPLDVELQSTVEEAVPRAGAVVPLVFKTRRERSALLLVDSGARERLPFGSPITDSKGNTLGTSGQGGRALLRGLPDQGEVHVRLRDGSVCITPYRLDDNTTRGEGRLPRIVMQCELNHATP, from the coding sequence TTGTCTCCGACCTTGCTGAGCGCCGGATTATTGGCGCTGTTTTCCTCGGCAGCACCCGCTGCGCAGCAACAGGCCGAGCTGCAGTTTGATCCCCGCATGCTGTGGGGCTCGGCGAGCCACGCGGACTTGCGCAGGTTTGCGCGGCGCAACGTCTTGCCGCCCGGTCTGCACCAGGTCGAGGTGGTCATCAATGGCGAGCGCGGCGTGCCGATGCGGGTGCGCTTCAAGGCGGCCGCCTCCGCTTCGCTTCACGACAGTGATGCATTGGCGTGCCTGGATCACGACCAGTTGTATAGGCTGGGCGTGAACCTGGACGCGCTGGATCCGGCACTGCGCGCGCAACTGGCTGCCGGTGCCTGCGTGGGCGTTCGAGACATCTATCCCGACAGCGTCGAGAGCTTCGACTACGCCACGGCGCAGTTGAGTTTCAGCGTGCCTCAGGCCTACGTGCGCAATCGTTACCAGCGCGACATTCCGCCGGAAAGATGGCAGGAGGGCATTACGGCGTTTCGCAGTAACTACAGCTATAGCTACAGCCGCTATGACTCCCGCGGCGCGTCGTTTCAGTCCTTCAGCGGGTTGTTCGACAGCGGTTTGAATGTGGGCGGCTGGTATTTTCGCAATAGCGCGTTTTTCAGCCTTGCGGGCGGCCGCCGCGAGTTGCGTTCGCAGCGCAGCACCTTGCAAACCGACATCCCTTCCTGGCGCGCCCGCCTGGTGCTGGGAGATATCTACGCTGGCTCCGAGTATTTCAGCCCGTATCAGGTGCGCGGCTTCACGCTGGCAAGCGACCCGGCCATGCTGCCTTACTCGGAACGGCTCTATCGACCCACCGTGCGTGGAGTCGCGGCCACCCAGGCCAGCATCAAGATACTGCAGGGTGGCAACGTCATCTACCAGGCCAGTCTGGCACCGGGGCCTTTTGCCATCGACGACTATTCGCCCATCGGCTATGGCGGAGACCTGACCGTCATCGTTACCGAAGCCAACGGGGCCGTGCAGCGCTTTGTCGTGCCGTTTGGCAATGCGGTGCGACTGATCCGCAAGGGGCAACTGCAATACGCCCTGACGGCGGGGCGCTACGCTCGTGGCTTGCAGGCCGCCGCGGCACCTTGGGTGGCGCAGGCCAGCGGACGCTGGGGTCTTCAGGATGGCGTCAATCTCTATGGCGGGCTGTTGGGCGCTCACAAAACCTATGCCGCCATGACCCTGGGCGCGGCATTCAACACCCCGGTGGGAGCGCTGAGTCTGGATACAACATGGGCCTACGCCCGGCCGGTGCGGCAAAACAGTTTCTACGGGACGAGCTATCGCCTCTCGTATAGCAAAACGCTGGAATCGAGCCGTACGGTGGTGCGCCTGGCGACCTTGCGATACTCGTCAGAGGGGTTTTGGACGTTATCCGATAGCCTGGCGCGGCAATTCACCCCCCTGCGTCCAGGCAGGCCGCGAGGAGAATTCAGTCTGGCGGTCAGCCAGCCTCTGGGCGCCTACGGCAGCTTGTATATGTCCGGCGCGCTGCGCAATTACTGGCGCTCGACCGCGCGGCAGACCCAGTGGGAATTGGGTTACGGCACGCGAGTCAAAGGGGTAGGCGTTTACCTGTCGGCCTCGTTCAGCAATGGCAGCTTCGGGCCCGACCGTCAGGTCATGCTGAACTTTTCCATCCCGCTGTCGAGCGATGCCTCGTCAGGCTCGCTGCGCACGAGCGTGTTGCGCACCCGTAACCGGGGCAGCAATGAGCGCGTCTCCTATGAGGGCACCGTCGGCCAGAGCAGGGCGCTGAGTTACGGACTGGATGTCACCCGCAACGCCGACCGCAGCACGACGTATGGCCTGAGTGCCAACTACCTGGGGCGTTACGGGCAGATCGCGGGTGCCTTCACGCAACAGCCGTCTGGCAGCCAGGTGTTTGTCAACGGCAGCGGGGGGCTGGTGGCCCATCGTGGGGGGGTGACCCTGGGCCAGACACTGTCTGACAGCGTGGGGCTCATCGATGCCCGGGACGCCGGCGGCGCGGCCATTGCCAATACGCGTAACGCCACGGTCGATGCGCGTGGCTACGGTCTGGTGGGCCTGTCGCCCTATTCGCTCAACGAGGTGCAGCTTTCTCCCGAGAATCTGCCGCTCGATGTCGAATTGCAGTCGACCGTGGAGGAGGCCGTGCCGCGCGCCGGTGCCGTGGTGCCGTTGGTATTCAAGACGCGGCGCGAGCGCTCAGCGCTGCTGTTGGTCGATTCAGGGGCGCGCGAACGCCTGCCATTCGGCAGCCCCATTACCGACAGCAAAGGCAACACACTGGGCACCAGCGGTCAGGGTGGGCGCGCACTGTTGCGCGGTCTGCCAGACCAGGGCGAGGTTCACGTCCGCCTGCGCGATGGCAGTGTCTGTATCACCCCTTATCGGTTGGACGACAACACGACGAGAGGCGAGGGCAGATTGCCTCGGATCGTTATGCAATGTGAGCTTAACCATGCGACTCCTTGA
- a CDS encoding gram-negative pili assembly chaperone, C-terminal domain protein, which translates to MEDSGGILQISVRTRLKMFFRPKGLKGSADNAASDLTFRIAPGGKLLISNPTPYYINLREASYGPQEHPTQRYPSMMIAPFASATLDLGAARPASIRYASISDLGAIFFFEKEVGKQ; encoded by the coding sequence GTGGAGGATTCGGGCGGCATTCTGCAGATCAGCGTGCGGACCCGCCTGAAGATGTTCTTCCGGCCCAAGGGCTTGAAGGGCTCGGCGGACAACGCGGCCAGCGATTTGACGTTCCGCATCGCGCCAGGCGGCAAGCTTCTGATAAGCAACCCCACGCCGTACTACATAAACCTGCGAGAGGCCTCCTATGGCCCGCAGGAGCACCCCACGCAGCGGTATCCCTCGATGATGATCGCGCCTTTTGCCAGCGCCACGCTGGACCTGGGCGCAGCCCGGCCGGCCTCCATCCGTTACGCCTCCATCAGCGATCTGGGAGCCATCTTCTTTTTCGAGAAGGAGGTGGGCAAGCAATAG
- a CDS encoding putative major fimbrial structural subunit FimA — protein MSECPAAINGQNVHIYFEPGHTTDYDSHTLIPYQLATAATPIPQAGVGATRLDHLRIELAGLDGVQIPMGSTPDMQKAIAGNTFRVTDNKADARFIARYKRISDGAIAASHVGTTVQFSVMYP, from the coding sequence TTGAGCGAATGCCCGGCGGCCATCAATGGGCAGAACGTTCATATTTACTTCGAGCCTGGGCACACGACTGACTATGACTCGCACACCTTGATTCCGTATCAACTGGCAACGGCCGCCACGCCCATCCCGCAAGCGGGAGTCGGCGCCACGCGCCTCGACCATTTGCGTATCGAGCTTGCCGGCTTGGACGGTGTGCAGATTCCCATGGGTAGTACGCCCGACATGCAAAAGGCGATTGCAGGAAACACCTTCCGAGTGACGGATAACAAGGCCGATGCGCGATTCATCGCCCGCTACAAGCGAATATCTGATGGCGCGATCGCAGCGAGCCACGTCGGCACGACGGTCCAGTTCTCGGTGATGTACCCCTGA